In Geotalea uraniireducens, one genomic interval encodes:
- a CDS encoding holo-[acyl-carrier-protein] synthase: protein MIFGTGVDIVEISRFERFLEEGNERLFERLFTVAEREYCAAKRRSAQHYALRFAAKEAFLKACGLGLRDGLSWHDVEVTNDALGKPELRLQGRAESLFVENGLENSFVSLSHDGNYAIAMVVLERR from the coding sequence ATGATTTTCGGTACTGGCGTCGATATCGTCGAAATTTCACGTTTTGAGCGCTTCCTCGAAGAGGGGAACGAGCGGCTCTTCGAGCGCCTGTTTACCGTTGCAGAGCGGGAGTACTGTGCCGCGAAGCGGCGTTCTGCCCAACATTATGCGTTGCGTTTTGCCGCCAAGGAGGCGTTTCTCAAGGCGTGCGGGCTGGGACTCAGAGACGGGCTGAGCTGGCATGATGTCGAAGTAACCAACGATGCGCTGGGAAAGCCTGAACTGCGTTTGCAGGGGAGGGCGGAAAGCCTGTTCGTGGAGAATGGTCTGGAAAATAGTTTCGTTTCACTTTCCCATGATGGCAACTATGCCATTGCGATGGTGGTTTTGGAGCGAAGATGA
- a CDS encoding pyridoxine 5'-phosphate synthase encodes MAKLGVNIDHVATIRQARGGSEPDPVAAAVIAECAGADGITIHLREDRRHIQDRDLKLLRQTVNTKLNLEMAATDEMVGIALSVKPDMCTLVPEKRQELTTEGGLDVRLNSQGLGEKIEQLQDGGIIVSLFIDPDPDQVKAASKVRADYIEVHTGRFAEAGDWPTERAELERIENAVKLGRKLGLGVNAGHGLNYANIKKVAALGGIEEFNIGHSIISRAVLVGLDRAVRDMVDLIKYA; translated from the coding sequence GTGGCCAAGCTGGGAGTTAACATTGATCATGTTGCAACGATTCGGCAAGCGCGGGGCGGGAGCGAGCCGGACCCTGTCGCGGCAGCTGTTATTGCCGAATGTGCCGGTGCGGACGGGATTACCATCCATCTGCGCGAAGATCGGCGCCATATCCAGGACCGGGATCTCAAGTTGCTGCGCCAGACGGTTAATACCAAGCTCAATCTGGAGATGGCGGCCACCGACGAGATGGTGGGCATTGCCCTGTCGGTGAAACCGGACATGTGTACCCTGGTGCCGGAAAAGCGCCAGGAGCTGACTACCGAAGGAGGCCTAGACGTCCGTCTCAACAGTCAGGGCCTGGGTGAAAAGATTGAACAGCTGCAGGATGGGGGGATTATCGTCAGCCTGTTCATTGATCCCGATCCCGACCAAGTTAAGGCCGCGAGCAAAGTACGGGCTGACTACATCGAGGTCCATACCGGTCGTTTTGCCGAAGCCGGCGATTGGCCGACCGAACGGGCTGAACTCGAGCGGATTGAAAATGCCGTGAAGCTGGGGCGTAAGCTTGGACTGGGCGTCAATGCCGGCCATGGGCTCAATTATGCGAACATCAAAAAGGTCGCAGCACTGGGCGGTATAGAAGAGTTCAACATCGGTCATTCCATTATCTCCCGGGCGGTGCTCGTCGGGCTCGACCGAGCGGTTCGGGATATGGTTGATCTCATCAAGTATGCGTAA